Proteins from a genomic interval of Desulfuromonas sp.:
- a CDS encoding sigma factor regulator FecR, which translates to MDEMLRQAAELVEQAGVVTVFTGAGISTESGLADFRSAGGLWERYRIVTYPEFVASHEARVEYWQMRRELIPTLLAAQPNDAHRAIAELQDICKLKTVLTQNIDGLHQAAGNHDVIELHGTNLTASCLNCGKTWPIEDIQIRLETDDLDPACDRCDGAIKPDTVSFGQSMPQKEMNRAFTVAQKCDLMFMLGSSLEVQPAALLPAAAAEVGARLIFINRTETPYDHLAELIFRDGCGEVMQGIMGMLESAL; encoded by the coding sequence ATGGATGAAATGTTGAGACAGGCGGCCGAGCTGGTAGAACAGGCCGGTGTTGTCACGGTTTTTACCGGGGCCGGGATTTCAACCGAATCGGGGCTCGCCGATTTCCGTTCAGCCGGCGGGCTTTGGGAGCGCTACCGGATTGTCACCTATCCGGAGTTCGTGGCCAGCCACGAGGCCCGGGTCGAGTATTGGCAGATGCGGCGCGAACTGATCCCCACACTTCTGGCGGCACAGCCGAATGATGCTCACAGGGCGATTGCCGAGCTCCAGGATATATGCAAGCTCAAGACAGTGCTCACGCAGAATATCGATGGTCTGCACCAGGCCGCCGGGAATCATGATGTCATCGAGTTGCACGGCACCAATCTGACGGCGAGCTGCCTCAATTGTGGAAAAACCTGGCCGATCGAAGATATCCAGATACGGCTCGAAACGGATGATCTCGACCCGGCATGTGACCGCTGCGATGGTGCGATCAAGCCGGACACGGTCTCGTTTGGTCAGTCAATGCCGCAAAAAGAGATGAATCGCGCTTTCACGGTGGCGCAAAAATGTGATCTCATGTTTATGCTCGGGTCATCACTCGAGGTCCAGCCGGCGGCCCTGCTTCCGGCCGCTGCCGCCGAGGTTGGAGCCAGGCTTATATTCATCAACCGGACCGAGACGCCATACGATCATCTGGCTGAACTGATCTTCCGGGACGGTTGCGGGGAGGTGATGCAGGGGATAATGGGTATGCTGGAATCTGCTCTTTGA
- a CDS encoding alpha/beta hydrolase — MNRSILNHPLISERYFFPRRETFAEPYWIDAGEARLACHYHEVDPEALTVVHFHGNGEVVADYVDFLPHLFARLGCNSLLAEFRGYGMSSGRAELGGILDDVDAIIEQTPSPVERIVVFGRSVGSIPALHAAAQFPNLAGTIIESGIADVLERLLLRVHPMELGVSRADIKNAVADRLDQTQKIAGYAGPLLIMHTARDGLVDVEHAESLYEAAGSRNKKIHIFQNGDHNSIMMVNSEEYFGLVGDFLQKIDARGTPSRE, encoded by the coding sequence ATGAACCGATCGATTCTGAACCATCCCCTGATCAGCGAACGCTATTTTTTCCCGCGCCGCGAAACATTTGCCGAGCCGTACTGGATTGATGCCGGGGAGGCCCGGCTCGCCTGTCATTATCACGAAGTCGACCCGGAGGCACTAACGGTTGTTCATTTTCATGGCAACGGAGAAGTTGTTGCCGATTATGTCGATTTCCTGCCGCATCTATTCGCCCGTCTCGGCTGCAACTCCCTGCTCGCTGAATTCCGCGGCTACGGCATGTCTTCGGGGCGGGCCGAACTCGGAGGCATTCTTGACGATGTCGATGCCATTATCGAACAGACTCCGTCGCCGGTTGAACGGATTGTTGTTTTCGGTCGGTCGGTCGGATCGATCCCGGCGCTGCATGCTGCCGCCCAATTCCCGAACCTTGCCGGAACGATTATCGAAAGCGGCATTGCTGATGTTCTCGAGCGTCTGCTTTTACGGGTCCATCCGATGGAACTCGGCGTCAGCCGGGCCGACATCAAAAATGCGGTGGCCGACCGGCTCGATCAGACCCAAAAGATTGCCGGCTACGCCGGGCCGTTATTGATTATGCATACGGCGAGAGACGGCCTGGTCGATGTTGAGCATGCCGAATCCCTCTACGAAGCGGCTGGCAGCCGGAACAAGAAAATACACATTTTCCAAAACGGTGATCACAACAGTATCATGATGGTTAACAGCGAAGAGTACTTCGGTCTGGTCGGAGATTTTTTACAGAAGATTGATGCGCGGGGCACACCATCGAGGGAGTGA
- a CDS encoding peptidase U32 codes for MTRNPNKPELLAPAGSLEAFFAAMESGADAVYAGLREMSARAKAKNFSLRDLEQMLAYAHARRRKIYVTLNTLVKEKELPQLIETLAGLEEIGVDAVILQDMAVWKLARDHFPGLNLHSSTQMTIHNTAGVRMLERLGFKRAVLARELTLEEISEIRDSTEMELEHFVHGALCFSFSGQCYFSSFLGGKSGNRGRCAQPCRRRYRHRRDQGYYFSTNDLSAIDLLDDLVAAGVGSFKIEGRMKSAEYVANVVSAYRSLIDVAPAEKEIVLREVKEQLKDSFGRPPTRGFLQGDVPADIAVPSVHGATGRFLGKVEQVRGKQIGFRTGNDLHVGDRVRIQPQNDQAGKAFTLKELYRGARKTGQVGSGDFVNVVAPFHEKFNKGDAVFKVSSTSAFNMSDAACRRLLAAAEKKASRVDLHVGMPDNSTLELTAQTGSLTVRQRYPVETFPARERPLDLEILQNVFGKGGQESIELAGISADKMPPVVIPPSRMKEIRRDFYQHLNKKLAAEQEQGRGRNRQQAMSSLLPKNTGRAGGDSLLMVAIRSLQEARLVDSPEVDRILVPLEPGIEHRLGKLPQRLKKNREKLVWDLPFIIFDRDWAAFEQTVKALVAAGWESFRLNNLAHFQLFNGLGAAKLLSGFRLFSLNSQAVLAWKELGVGEATLYLEDDRENMLDLLSRDSGVDYNVIAYSQVPLMTTRVPMPRVRTDSPLVSSRDEHYLVRRQKGISTIAAETDFSLLGYLHQIRSANLRNFTLDYSHRGVFSSEGKTILNAFTADRSIPSTSPFNFDFGME; via the coding sequence ATGACCAGAAATCCCAACAAACCCGAACTGCTCGCTCCCGCTGGATCGCTCGAGGCCTTTTTCGCGGCCATGGAGAGTGGTGCCGATGCGGTCTACGCCGGGCTCAGGGAGATGAGTGCCCGGGCCAAGGCGAAGAACTTTTCGCTCAGGGATCTTGAGCAGATGCTTGCCTACGCTCATGCCCGCCGCCGGAAAATCTACGTGACCCTGAATACCCTGGTCAAGGAGAAGGAGTTGCCGCAGTTGATCGAGACCCTGGCGGGGCTTGAGGAGATCGGAGTCGATGCGGTTATCCTGCAGGATATGGCGGTATGGAAACTGGCCCGCGACCATTTCCCCGGGTTGAATCTGCATTCATCGACCCAGATGACCATTCACAACACGGCCGGGGTCAGGATGCTGGAGCGGCTCGGTTTTAAACGGGCGGTTCTGGCCCGCGAGCTGACTCTCGAAGAAATTTCGGAGATTCGCGACAGCACTGAAATGGAGCTTGAGCACTTTGTTCACGGCGCTCTTTGCTTCTCATTCTCCGGTCAGTGCTACTTCTCATCATTTCTCGGCGGCAAAAGCGGCAATCGGGGGCGGTGCGCCCAACCGTGTCGACGGCGCTACCGCCATCGCCGTGATCAGGGTTATTATTTTTCGACCAACGATCTCTCCGCGATCGACCTGCTCGACGATCTGGTCGCAGCCGGCGTCGGGAGTTTCAAGATCGAGGGGCGGATGAAATCGGCTGAATACGTCGCCAATGTCGTATCGGCCTACCGGTCTCTGATCGATGTTGCTCCGGCCGAGAAAGAGATCGTCCTCAGGGAAGTGAAGGAACAGCTCAAGGATTCCTTTGGCCGGCCGCCGACCCGGGGTTTTCTGCAGGGGGATGTCCCGGCCGACATTGCCGTGCCGAGCGTGCATGGCGCAACCGGTCGATTCCTCGGCAAGGTTGAACAGGTACGGGGCAAACAGATCGGCTTCCGGACCGGCAACGACCTGCATGTTGGTGACCGGGTCCGTATCCAGCCACAGAATGATCAGGCCGGAAAAGCCTTCACCCTTAAGGAGCTTTATCGGGGCGCCAGGAAAACTGGCCAAGTCGGGTCTGGCGATTTTGTCAATGTCGTCGCTCCCTTCCATGAAAAGTTCAATAAAGGGGACGCCGTGTTCAAGGTCTCCTCAACCTCCGCGTTCAATATGAGTGATGCCGCTTGCCGCCGCCTGCTTGCAGCAGCGGAAAAAAAAGCAAGCCGGGTCGATCTGCATGTCGGCATGCCGGACAACAGCACCCTGGAACTGACGGCGCAGACCGGAAGCCTGACGGTACGGCAGCGCTACCCGGTTGAAACGTTTCCGGCCAGGGAGCGACCGCTTGACCTGGAAATTCTGCAGAATGTATTCGGCAAAGGGGGACAGGAGTCGATTGAACTGGCCGGGATATCGGCTGACAAGATGCCGCCGGTGGTGATTCCGCCGAGCCGAATGAAGGAAATCCGGCGCGATTTCTATCAGCATCTGAATAAAAAGCTGGCAGCCGAGCAGGAACAGGGCCGTGGTCGGAACAGGCAACAGGCCATGTCGTCGTTGTTGCCAAAGAATACTGGCCGGGCCGGTGGTGATTCCCTGTTGATGGTCGCCATCCGTTCTTTGCAGGAGGCGCGACTGGTGGACAGCCCGGAGGTCGACCGGATTCTGGTGCCGCTTGAACCGGGAATCGAGCACCGCCTCGGCAAATTGCCCCAACGCCTGAAGAAGAACCGGGAAAAGTTGGTCTGGGATCTCCCGTTCATTATTTTTGACCGCGACTGGGCGGCATTCGAACAAACCGTCAAAGCTCTGGTCGCAGCCGGCTGGGAATCCTTCCGTTTGAACAACCTTGCCCACTTTCAGCTCTTTAACGGCCTTGGTGCGGCAAAGCTGCTCAGCGGCTTCCGCCTGTTCAGCCTGAATTCCCAGGCGGTTCTTGCCTGGAAGGAGCTCGGTGTTGGTGAGGCGACTCTCTATCTCGAAGATGATCGGGAAAACATGCTCGATCTCCTGAGTCGTGATAGCGGCGTTGATTACAACGTTATCGCCTACTCTCAAGTGCCGTTGATGACGACCCGGGTGCCGATGCCGCGGGTCCGGACCGATAGCCCGCTGGTCTCGAGTCGCGATGAGCATTACCTGGTCCGGCGGCAGAAGGGAATCTCGACGATCGCCGCCGAAACCGATTTTTCCCTGCTCGGTTATCTTCACCAGATCCGTTCCGCGAATCTCCGGAACTTCACTCTCGATTATTCGCATCGCGGAGTATTCAGCTCCGAAGGTAAAACCATTCTCAATGCTTTTACCGCTGATCGATCAATTCCGTCAACCTCGCCATTCAATTTCGATTTCGGGATGGAGTGA
- a CDS encoding ferritin encodes MPQEFNMQEAIKMAIQTEKNVMDFYIRAAEITENERAKKIFETLAREEREHASNFFNIYDGKDLGSFAELMATEPSFDTTILHNLEKALDKDVHERRAMEFALQEEEDLAQHLEMTAGKIVDPGVRAVFEKMALETRHHYAIIESEYAHMMGMVHETDMDTYVRE; translated from the coding sequence ATGCCACAGGAATTCAACATGCAGGAAGCAATCAAGATGGCGATCCAGACCGAAAAAAATGTCATGGATTTTTATATTCGGGCCGCTGAAATCACCGAAAATGAACGGGCAAAAAAAATCTTTGAAACCCTGGCCCGCGAAGAGCGGGAGCACGCCAGTAATTTTTTCAATATCTATGACGGCAAGGACCTCGGTTCTTTTGCTGAATTAATGGCGACGGAACCTTCTTTTGACACGACGATTCTGCACAATCTCGAAAAAGCCCTCGACAAGGATGTGCATGAGCGCCGGGCGATGGAGTTTGCCCTGCAGGAAGAGGAGGACCTGGCCCAGCACCTCGAAATGACTGCCGGCAAGATCGTCGACCCCGGGGTCCGGGCGGTCTTTGAAAAAATGGCGCTCGAAACCCGCCACCATTATGCTATTATCGAGTCGGAATATGCCCACATGATGGGCATGGTACATGAAACAGATATGGATACCTACGTAAGGGAGTAA
- a CDS encoding NAD(P)-dependent oxidoreductase has product MKIGFIGLGHLGRAMAERLTECGHELIVWNRSADRTEGLTASVAISPAALAEDCDIIFLCLFDSDAVRSILLDEKGVLSVDMAGKVIIDVTTNHYREVVSFHDLCRQKGTSYLEAPVIGSVVPAQKGMLTILASGNEKTYQQVRPLLENLGENLFFLEEPGTASKMKVINNMALGSIMAANAEALAMAEKAGIDVVDALEILSVGGGSSRILTAKKKKLLENDFTTHFSSALLYKDLACLMDLASEEKKSLLISALIKELYGRTFEEGFASEDFSAIYKLFRGAIKEPALIA; this is encoded by the coding sequence ATGAAAATCGGATTCATCGGTCTTGGCCATCTCGGCCGGGCGATGGCAGAAAGGCTGACCGAATGTGGTCATGAACTCATTGTCTGGAACCGGTCAGCCGACCGCACCGAAGGGCTCACCGCGAGCGTCGCGATCAGTCCGGCAGCGCTGGCAGAAGACTGCGATATCATTTTTCTCTGTCTGTTCGACAGTGACGCCGTACGCTCGATTCTCCTCGACGAGAAAGGGGTTCTTTCCGTCGACATGGCCGGAAAAGTGATCATCGATGTCACGACCAACCACTACCGTGAAGTTGTCTCGTTTCATGACCTCTGCCGCCAGAAAGGGACAAGCTATCTTGAGGCTCCGGTTATCGGCAGCGTCGTTCCAGCGCAAAAGGGGATGCTGACCATCCTCGCCAGCGGCAACGAGAAAACCTACCAGCAGGTCAGACCCCTCCTTGAGAACCTCGGTGAGAATCTGTTTTTTCTCGAAGAGCCGGGGACTGCATCGAAGATGAAAGTGATCAATAATATGGCGCTTGGCAGCATCATGGCCGCCAACGCCGAAGCGCTGGCGATGGCAGAAAAGGCCGGTATCGACGTCGTTGATGCTCTGGAAATCCTGTCGGTCGGCGGCGGCAGTTCGAGGATATTGACCGCCAAGAAAAAGAAGTTGCTCGAAAACGATTTTACAACCCATTTTTCGTCAGCCCTGCTGTATAAGGACCTGGCATGTTTGATGGACCTTGCCTCGGAGGAGAAAAAATCGCTTTTGATTTCGGCATTGATCAAGGAACTGTATGGCCGGACCTTCGAGGAAGGTTTCGCATCTGAGGATTTTTCAGCAATTTACAAACTGTTCAGGGGCGCGATCAAGGAGCCAGCCCTGATTGCCTAA
- a CDS encoding J domain-containing protein, producing the protein MSSILTETELMAACRTLFGDELMLSRDFLRYLQPTGVKAAYRLKAKEAHPDRFADSSPHVKQQQTVFFQEINKAYDLLRSFFQERERGAWEAPPGSHHKAKARAHRHADTARKSSCRIPERTLEFGHYLYHRGLISYPQLIHALVWQRQQRPVLGELAVHLGWLRKEDALTIIKQRGPYARFGERAIRLGMLSPGQVKALIIHQRSLHKRLGQYFVEKGLLSAGEIEHLAQKLTEHNARVSSRQRHRHKQAL; encoded by the coding sequence ATGTCGTCAATACTCACCGAAACAGAGCTCATGGCTGCCTGCCGAACCCTTTTTGGCGATGAACTGATGCTCTCCCGCGATTTTCTCCGCTATCTGCAACCGACCGGAGTCAAGGCTGCCTACCGGCTCAAGGCGAAAGAAGCCCATCCTGATCGCTTCGCCGACTCTTCACCGCACGTCAAACAACAGCAGACTGTATTTTTCCAGGAAATTAACAAGGCGTATGATCTCCTCCGCTCATTTTTCCAGGAACGGGAGCGGGGCGCCTGGGAAGCGCCGCCGGGGAGTCATCACAAGGCAAAAGCACGAGCACACCGGCACGCTGATACGGCCCGCAAAAGTTCCTGCCGCATTCCGGAACGAACCCTTGAATTCGGCCATTATCTTTATCATCGCGGCCTGATTTCCTATCCGCAGCTGATCCACGCCCTGGTCTGGCAACGCCAACAACGACCGGTCCTCGGAGAGCTGGCCGTTCATCTTGGCTGGTTGAGAAAAGAGGATGCCCTGACAATTATTAAACAACGGGGGCCCTATGCCCGTTTTGGCGAACGGGCCATCCGCCTCGGGATGCTCTCTCCCGGACAGGTCAAGGCGCTGATCATTCATCAGCGGTCTCTGCACAAGCGGCTCGGTCAATATTTTGTCGAGAAAGGTCTGCTTTCGGCTGGCGAGATTGAACACCTCGCCCAGAAATTGACAGAGCACAATGCCCGGGTCAGCAGCCGCCAGCGCCACCGCCACAAACAAGCCCTCTGA
- a CDS encoding N-formylglutamate amidohydrolase, with translation MRPTLFFTVEHGDNKVPDEFAHLFTGYDSVLASHRGYDPGAGELAVRFSTHFHAPCEQAKITRLLIDQNRSRNNRRALFSEFTRGLPKEEQKKIIDVCYWPYQYLVRKRIESLLSTADSVLHLAIHSFTPVLNGQVRNCDVGLMYDPSHKTERSFCRRWQEQITDIDPAVRVRRNYPYRGVNDGIVRSLRQEFSGQNYIWLQIEVNQKFPFAERQTWKHLQKVVIEAFSEVYAVL, from the coding sequence GTGCGGCCCACCCTGTTTTTTACAGTTGAACATGGCGATAATAAGGTTCCGGATGAATTTGCCCACCTTTTTACCGGATATGACTCGGTCCTTGCGAGTCATCGCGGTTATGACCCCGGTGCCGGGGAGCTGGCCGTCCGTTTTTCGACCCACTTCCACGCGCCGTGTGAACAAGCCAAAATTACCCGCTTACTGATTGATCAGAACCGCTCACGGAACAACCGCCGGGCCCTTTTTTCGGAGTTTACGAGAGGTCTGCCGAAAGAGGAGCAGAAGAAGATTATCGATGTCTGTTACTGGCCATACCAGTACCTGGTCAGAAAGAGGATCGAAAGTCTGTTGAGCACAGCCGATTCGGTGTTGCATCTGGCGATCCATTCCTTTACTCCGGTGCTGAACGGACAGGTGCGCAACTGCGATGTCGGATTGATGTATGATCCCTCCCACAAAACCGAGCGCTCGTTCTGTCGGCGCTGGCAAGAGCAGATTACTGACATTGATCCGGCGGTCCGGGTGCGGCGTAATTATCCATATCGTGGTGTTAATGACGGGATCGTGCGTTCCTTGCGGCAGGAATTTTCCGGACAGAACTATATCTGGTTACAGATTGAAGTGAACCAGAAATTTCCGTTCGCCGAGCGCCAAACATGGAAGCATCTGCAGAAAGTGGTTATCGAGGCTTTTTCCGAAGTGTACGCGGTTCTCTGA
- a CDS encoding branched-chain amino acid ABC transporter substrate-binding protein → MEVVMFRGFLSVLVLTVFLVTSQAFAAETIKIGFNIPLTGDIPEVGEGSKNAAEMYLADINGAGGLEVGGKKYMLEFVYMDNESKAESAVTAALKLIDQAEVVAIIGPNSSKQAVPGGGTANENRTPMISPWSTNPNTTLDRPWVFRAAFLDPFQGPVAANFAAKKFGAKTAAVLYDVNNDYSVGLAEVFKSAWEAKGLGPVVAYESNGTKDQDFSAQLTTIIAAKPDFIFVPENYNQVALIIPQARDLGYKGPFMGSDAWGTPDLVKLCGEECNGQYFSTHYAAAGAKGATKVFIDRYMAKYGAEPADYAALTWDSIGLLVEGIKNAGKVDSNPRKMRKLIRDGLASIKSFDGITGSSKFDAQGDPIKCAVVVKISDEGTFVFEESVCPK, encoded by the coding sequence ATGGAGGTTGTTATGTTTCGAGGCTTTCTTTCTGTATTGGTCCTGACTGTATTCCTGGTTACATCCCAGGCCTTCGCAGCCGAAACCATCAAGATCGGCTTCAACATTCCCCTGACCGGCGATATCCCTGAAGTCGGCGAAGGCTCGAAAAATGCTGCCGAGATGTACCTCGCAGACATTAACGGTGCCGGCGGACTGGAGGTCGGCGGTAAGAAGTACATGCTCGAGTTCGTCTACATGGACAACGAATCAAAAGCGGAATCTGCGGTCACTGCCGCACTCAAACTGATCGATCAAGCAGAAGTTGTTGCCATTATCGGCCCCAACTCTTCCAAGCAAGCTGTTCCGGGTGGGGGCACTGCCAACGAAAACCGGACACCAATGATCAGCCCCTGGTCGACCAACCCGAACACCACGTTGGACCGTCCATGGGTCTTCCGCGCGGCCTTCCTCGACCCCTTCCAGGGCCCGGTTGCAGCAAACTTCGCCGCAAAAAAATTTGGTGCTAAAACAGCTGCCGTTCTCTACGATGTCAACAATGACTATTCTGTCGGCCTGGCCGAGGTTTTTAAAAGCGCATGGGAAGCCAAAGGGCTCGGACCGGTTGTTGCTTATGAATCAAACGGAACCAAAGATCAGGATTTCTCTGCTCAGCTGACGACAATCATTGCGGCCAAGCCTGACTTCATTTTTGTTCCGGAAAACTATAACCAGGTTGCGTTGATTATCCCACAGGCCCGCGATCTCGGCTACAAGGGCCCCTTCATGGGTTCTGATGCCTGGGGCACTCCTGACCTGGTGAAACTCTGCGGTGAAGAGTGCAACGGCCAGTACTTCTCAACTCACTACGCGGCGGCCGGAGCAAAAGGTGCAACCAAGGTCTTTATCGATCGCTACATGGCCAAGTACGGCGCAGAGCCAGCCGATTACGCTGCTCTGACCTGGGATTCCATCGGTCTGTTGGTTGAAGGGATCAAGAACGCCGGCAAAGTTGACTCCAATCCGCGTAAAATGCGTAAGCTGATACGCGATGGCCTGGCTTCGATTAAATCATTTGACGGTATCACCGGTTCATCGAAGTTTGACGCACAGGGCGACCCGATAAAGTGTGCCGTTGTCGTCAAGATCTCCGACGAAGGAACCTTTGTCTTCGAAGAGTCTGTCTGCCCGAAATAA